In the genome of Serratia symbiotica (Periphyllus acericola), one region contains:
- the atpD gene encoding F0F1 ATP synthase subunit beta has translation MVTGKIIQVIGAVVDVEFPQDAVPKVYDALEVDNDTEKLVLEVQNQLGGGVVRCIAMGTSDGLRRGLKVNNLEHRIEVPVGKATLGRIMNVLGEPIDMKGEIGEEERWAIHRPAPSYEELSSSRELLETGIKVMDLICPFAKGGKVGLFGGAGVGKTVNMMELIRNIAIEHSGYSVFAGVGERTREGNDFYHEMKDSNVLDKVSLVYGQMNEPPGNRLRVALTGLTMAEKFRDEGRDVLLFVDNIYRYTLAGTEVSALLGRMPSAVGYQPTLAEEMGVLQERITSTKTGSITSVQAVYVPADDLTDPSPATTFAHLDATVVLSRNIASLGIYPAVDPLDSTSRQLDPLVVGQEHYDVARGVQSILQRYQELKDIIAILGMDELSEEDKLVVSRARKIQRFLSQPFFVAEVFTGSPGKFVSLKDTIRGFKGIMDGDYDHLPEQAFYMVGTIEEAVEKANKL, from the coding sequence ATGGTTACTGGAAAGATTATCCAGGTAATCGGCGCAGTAGTAGACGTCGAGTTCCCTCAGGATGCCGTACCAAAAGTGTACGATGCCCTTGAGGTTGATAACGATACCGAAAAACTGGTGCTGGAAGTTCAGAACCAGCTAGGTGGTGGTGTGGTTCGCTGTATCGCAATGGGGACCTCTGACGGTCTGCGTCGCGGCCTGAAAGTGAACAACCTGGAACACCGGATTGAAGTGCCGGTGGGTAAAGCCACCTTGGGCCGTATCATGAACGTATTGGGCGAGCCCATCGACATGAAAGGCGAGATTGGCGAAGAAGAGCGTTGGGCGATTCACCGTCCTGCGCCAAGCTACGAAGAGTTGTCCAGCTCTCGGGAGCTACTGGAAACCGGTATAAAAGTAATGGATCTGATTTGTCCGTTTGCTAAGGGCGGTAAAGTCGGTCTATTCGGCGGTGCGGGTGTGGGTAAAACCGTAAACATGATGGAACTGATACGTAACATCGCGATTGAACATTCCGGTTATTCCGTGTTTGCGGGCGTGGGAGAGCGTACGCGCGAGGGTAATGACTTCTACCACGAAATGAAGGATTCCAACGTACTGGACAAAGTATCGCTGGTTTACGGTCAGATGAATGAGCCTCCGGGTAACCGCCTGCGCGTGGCACTGACTGGTTTGACCATGGCAGAGAAATTCCGTGACGAAGGCCGCGACGTTCTGTTGTTCGTCGACAATATCTACCGTTATACCCTGGCCGGTACCGAAGTTTCCGCACTTTTGGGCCGTATGCCATCTGCGGTAGGTTATCAGCCAACGTTGGCGGAAGAAATGGGGGTTCTGCAAGAGCGTATCACCTCTACCAAGACCGGTTCTATCACCTCCGTACAGGCTGTTTACGTTCCAGCGGATGATTTGACTGACCCATCACCAGCCACCACTTTTGCGCACTTGGATGCAACCGTGGTTCTGAGTCGTAACATTGCTTCTCTGGGCATTTACCCGGCTGTTGACCCACTGGACTCCACCAGCCGTCAGTTAGATCCGCTGGTTGTTGGTCAGGAGCACTACGATGTGGCGCGTGGCGTGCAGTCCATTTTGCAACGTTATCAGGAACTGAAAGATATCATTGCCATCTTAGGTATGGACGAGTTGTCTGAAGAAGATAAGCTGGTGGTATCCCGTGCACGTAAAATCCAGCGTTTCCTGTCTCAGCCGTTCTTCGTGGCAGAGGTTTTCACCGGTTCTCCGGGAAAATTCGTATCGTTGAAAGACACCATCCGTGGTTTCAAAGGCATTATGGATGGCGATTATGACCACCTGCCAGAACAGGCGTTCTATATGGTTGGCACCATTGAAGAAGCAGTGGAAAAAGCCAATAAACTGTAA
- the glmS gene encoding glutamine--fructose-6-phosphate transaminase (isomerizing) encodes MCGIVGAVAQRDIAEILLEGLRRLEYRGYDSAGLVVVDTAGNISRLRRVGKVQKLAEVAEQHELHGGTGIAHTRWATHGESTEANAHPHVSDYITVVHNGIIENHEPLRELLIERGYCFSSETDTEVIAHLVHWEHKQGGTLLEVVQRVIPQLRGTYGTVVMDNRYPNVLVGARSGSPLVIGLGVGENFIASDQRALLPVTCRFIFLEEGDLVEMTRRTINIFDKQGNPVERPEIESQVQYDAGDKGTHSHYMQKEIYEQPLALKNTLEGRFSQGQINLSEFGSRADELLAKVQHVQIIACGTSYHSGMVARYWLEALATVPCDVEIASEFRYRKSAVRPGSLIITLSQSGETADTLAALRLSKELGYLGSLAVCNVAGSSLVRESDLALMTKAGTEIGVASTKAFTTQLAVLLMLVVRLGRLNGMEESVEHDIVHALQALPTRIEKMLSMDKIIEALAEDFSDKHHALFLGRGDQYPIAMEGALKLKEISYIHAEAYAAGELKHGPLALIDADMPVIVVAPNNELLEKLKSNIEEVRTRGGRLYVFADQDAGFVSSEGMTIIPLPHVEEIVAPIFYTVPLQLLSYHVALIKGTDVDQPRNLAKSVTVE; translated from the coding sequence ATGTGTGGAATTGTAGGTGCAGTAGCGCAACGAGATATTGCAGAAATCCTGTTGGAAGGTTTACGCCGTCTTGAGTACCGTGGTTATGACTCCGCTGGTTTGGTCGTGGTAGATACTGCAGGCAACATCAGCCGCCTGCGCCGAGTAGGCAAAGTGCAAAAACTGGCTGAAGTCGCAGAACAACATGAACTGCACGGCGGCACCGGTATTGCCCACACCCGTTGGGCGACGCACGGTGAATCGACTGAAGCGAATGCGCACCCACATGTTTCTGATTACATTACTGTGGTGCATAACGGTATCATCGAAAACCACGAACCGCTGCGTGAGTTGCTGATCGAACGTGGCTATTGCTTCAGTTCAGAAACTGATACTGAAGTGATTGCTCATCTGGTGCATTGGGAGCACAAGCAGGGCGGCACACTGCTGGAAGTGGTTCAACGAGTGATCCCTCAACTGCGCGGTACCTATGGCACCGTCGTGATGGATAACCGCTATCCAAACGTACTGGTGGGTGCACGCTCCGGCAGCCCTTTGGTGATTGGGCTTGGTGTCGGTGAAAACTTTATCGCTTCCGATCAACGGGCGCTATTACCGGTAACCTGCCGCTTTATCTTTCTGGAAGAAGGCGATCTGGTTGAGATGACTCGCCGCACCATCAACATTTTCGACAAGCAAGGCAACCCGGTTGAACGTCCTGAAATAGAATCCCAGGTGCAGTATGACGCCGGTGACAAGGGTACGCACAGCCACTACATGCAGAAAGAGATCTACGAACAGCCGCTGGCGTTGAAAAACACCCTGGAAGGGCGTTTCAGCCAAGGCCAAATTAACCTGAGCGAGTTTGGCTCACGCGCTGATGAACTGTTGGCAAAGGTACAGCATGTGCAGATTATCGCTTGCGGCACCTCCTATCACTCTGGCATGGTGGCGCGTTACTGGCTTGAAGCGCTGGCAACTGTACCTTGCGATGTCGAGATCGCCTCCGAATTCCGCTATCGCAAATCGGCAGTACGACCAGGTAGCTTGATTATCACGCTGTCACAGTCTGGTGAAACCGCCGATACTCTGGCGGCGTTGCGCCTGTCCAAAGAGCTGGGCTACCTCGGTTCGCTGGCGGTGTGCAACGTGGCTGGTTCTTCTTTGGTGCGTGAATCCGATCTGGCGTTGATGACCAAGGCTGGCACTGAAATCGGCGTAGCCTCCACCAAGGCTTTCACTACTCAGCTTGCGGTGTTGTTGATGCTGGTGGTGCGTTTGGGTCGCCTGAATGGCATGGAGGAAAGCGTGGAACATGACATCGTGCACGCTTTGCAGGCGCTGCCGACACGTATCGAGAAAATGTTGTCAATGGACAAAATTATCGAAGCGCTGGCGGAAGATTTCTCCGACAAGCATCACGCGTTATTCCTCGGACGTGGCGATCAGTACCCGATCGCTATGGAGGGTGCATTGAAGCTGAAAGAGATCTCCTATATCCATGCCGAAGCCTATGCAGCAGGTGAATTAAAGCATGGGCCGTTGGCCTTGATTGATGCTGATATGCCGGTGATTGTGGTGGCACCGAATAACGAGCTATTGGAAAAGTTGAAATCTAATATTGAAGAAGTGCGCACGCGCGGTGGGCGGTTGTATGTATTCGCTGACCAGGATGCTGGCTTTGTCAGCAGTGAAGGAATGACCATCATTCCATTGCCGCACGTTGAAGAAATCGTAGCACCAATCTTTTATACCGTACCGCTGCAATTGTTGTCTTATCATGTAGCACTAATTAAAGGCACTGACGTTGATCAGCCGCGTAATTTGGCGAAGTCAGTTACGGTTGAATAA
- the panM gene encoding aspartate 1-decarboxylase autocleavage activator PanM has protein sequence MKLTIERLIALSTQDLIDLGKIWPHQQPEQWQRWLNGGDGKALFAARFNERLLGAVKIVLRDDHAELQDLRVREVARRRGVGLYLVQDTQRQLPQAAYWRLSTARLVPCERGAVGNFMHACGFVPQGELWQKLCLD, from the coding sequence ATGAAATTGACTATTGAGCGTTTGATCGCGTTGTCTACGCAAGATCTCATCGACCTCGGCAAAATTTGGCCGCATCAGCAGCCGGAACAGTGGCAACGCTGGCTGAACGGCGGTGATGGTAAAGCCCTGTTTGCAGCCCGCTTCAACGAACGACTGCTGGGTGCGGTGAAAATCGTGCTGCGGGATGACCACGCCGAGCTGCAAGATCTGCGGGTGCGTGAAGTGGCACGCCGCCGTGGCGTGGGGTTGTATCTGGTGCAGGACACACAGCGTCAGTTGCCGCAGGCCGCTTACTGGCGTCTGTCAACCGCCCGCCTGGTTCCCTGCGAGCGCGGGGCAGTCGGCAATTTTATGCACGCTTGCGGTTTCGTCCCACAGGGAGAACTTTGGCAGAAGTTATGCCTTGACTGA
- a CDS encoding F0F1 ATP synthase subunit epsilon has protein sequence MAMTYQLDVVSAEKQIFSGLVQKIQVTGSEGELGIFPGHAPLLTAIKPGMVHIVNQHGEEEFIYLSGGILEVQPSVVAVLADTAIRGTDLDEARSLEAKYKAEDHIRNSHGDVDYAQASAELARAIAKLRVIELTREAM, from the coding sequence ATGGCTATGACTTACCAGCTGGATGTCGTAAGCGCGGAAAAGCAGATTTTTTCCGGCTTGGTGCAAAAGATTCAGGTGACAGGCAGCGAAGGTGAACTAGGGATCTTTCCTGGCCATGCGCCGCTGCTGACTGCAATCAAACCTGGCATGGTGCATATTGTTAACCAACACGGTGAAGAAGAGTTCATTTACCTGTCAGGTGGTATACTTGAGGTACAGCCGAGTGTGGTTGCCGTGTTAGCTGACACGGCTATCCGTGGAACTGATCTAGACGAAGCGAGATCGCTAGAGGCTAAGTATAAAGCTGAAGATCACATTCGTAACTCTCACGGTGACGTAGATTATGCTCAGGCATCCGCTGAACTGGCGAGAGCGATCGCAAAACTGCGTGTTATCGAGTTAACCAGAGAAGCGATGTAA
- a CDS encoding carboxylate/amino acid/amine transporter, with protein sequence MLLLVITTIFWALSFSLIGEYLAGHVDSGFSVLMRIGLAALVFLPFLRWRNIRPQVILLYMLAGACQLGIMYLFSFRAYLYLTVPEFLLFTVLTPLYVTLIYDLISGQRLRCGYIFSALLAVLGAAIIHYHQLSEHFVWGLLLVQAANISFAIGMVGYKHLMEVHPLPQHTAFSWFYLGALGIAVVAWCLWGNPQQLPTTKLQWGVLIWLGVVASGLGYFMWNYGATQVDAGTLGIMNNMHVPAGLLVNFAIWQQQPHWASFIIGSAVIAASLWVHRSWVVPKQAG encoded by the coding sequence GTGCTACTTCTGGTAATAACTACCATTTTTTGGGCGTTATCTTTTAGCTTGATTGGTGAGTACTTAGCGGGCCATGTCGACAGTGGATTCTCGGTGCTGATGCGCATTGGGCTGGCAGCGCTAGTATTCCTACCGTTCCTGCGCTGGCGCAATATCAGGCCACAGGTGATCCTGCTGTATATGCTGGCGGGAGCCTGCCAACTCGGCATAATGTACTTATTCAGCTTCCGCGCTTACCTGTATTTGACCGTGCCGGAGTTCCTGCTGTTCACCGTACTGACACCGCTGTATGTCACGCTGATCTATGACCTGATCAGCGGCCAACGCCTGCGCTGTGGCTATATATTCAGCGCACTGCTGGCAGTACTAGGCGCGGCGATCATCCATTACCATCAACTGAGTGAACATTTTGTATGGGGGTTGCTGCTGGTTCAAGCAGCGAATATCAGCTTCGCCATCGGCATGGTCGGCTATAAGCATCTAATGGAAGTACATCCGCTGCCACAGCACACTGCGTTTTCCTGGTTCTATCTGGGTGCATTAGGGATAGCGGTGGTGGCCTGGTGCTTGTGGGGAAACCCGCAGCAACTACCGACCACCAAACTACAATGGGGCGTGTTGATCTGGCTGGGCGTGGTGGCCTCCGGATTGGGCTACTTCATGTGGAACTATGGCGCTACCCAGGTAGACGCCGGGACACTGGGCATTATGAATAACATGCATGTGCCAGCGGGTCTGTTGGTGAATTTCGCCATCTGGCAGCAGCAACCGCATTGGGCAAGCTTTATCATCGGCTCAGCGGTGATTGCCGCTTCGCTATGGGTGCACCGAAGCTGGGTGGTGCCGAAGCAGGCAGGTTGA
- the rpoH gene encoding RNA polymerase sigma factor RpoH, producing MTKEMQTLALVPQGSLEAYIRAANTYPMLTAEEERDLAERLHYQGDLGAAKLLILAHLRFVAHIARNYSGYGLPQADLIQEGNIGLMKAVRRFNPEVGVRLVSFAVHWIKAEIHEYVLRNWRIVKVATTKAQRKLFFNLRKTKQRLGWFNQNEVELVARELGVTSKDVREMESRMAAQDMTFDPAPDDETRYGQSLAPVLYLQDKSSDFAEDIEEDNWESNAADKLAYALEGLDERSQHIIRARWLDNDNKSTLQELADQYGVSAERVRQLEKNAMKKLKMAIEA from the coding sequence ATGACCAAAGAAATGCAAACTTTAGCTTTAGTACCCCAAGGTAGTTTGGAAGCATACATCCGGGCAGCCAACACCTACCCGATGCTGACGGCAGAGGAAGAGCGGGATCTAGCTGAACGGCTGCATTATCAAGGCGATCTGGGAGCAGCTAAGCTGCTTATCCTTGCTCACCTGCGCTTTGTCGCTCATATTGCTCGTAACTATTCAGGCTATGGTCTGCCGCAGGCTGATCTGATCCAAGAAGGCAATATCGGCCTGATGAAAGCTGTTCGTCGCTTCAACCCGGAGGTCGGCGTACGTCTGGTGTCCTTTGCTGTGCATTGGATTAAGGCGGAAATCCACGAGTACGTGCTGCGCAACTGGCGCATTGTCAAGGTTGCTACCACCAAGGCGCAGCGCAAACTGTTCTTTAACCTGCGTAAAACCAAGCAGCGCCTGGGCTGGTTCAATCAGAACGAGGTAGAGCTGGTGGCGCGCGAACTGGGCGTGACCAGCAAAGACGTGCGAGAGATGGAATCCCGCATGGCGGCACAAGATATGACATTCGATCCGGCCCCAGATGACGAAACCCGCTACGGCCAGTCACTAGCGCCCGTGCTCTATCTACAGGATAAAAGCTCCGATTTCGCTGAAGATATTGAAGAAGATAACTGGGAAAGCAACGCAGCTGACAAACTAGCTTATGCGCTGGAAGGTCTAGATGAGCGCAGCCAGCATATCATTCGCGCCCGTTGGTTAGACAATGACAACAAGTCTACGCTGCAAGAGCTGGCCGATCAGTACGGCGTTTCCGCCGAACGTGTACGTCAACTTGAAAAAAATGCCATGAAGAAACTAAAAATGGCGATCGAAGCCTAA
- the atpG gene encoding F0F1 ATP synthase subunit gamma — protein sequence MASAKEIRSKIGSVKKTQKITKAMEMVAASKMRKSQERMAASRPYAETIRKVICHLASGNLEYQHAYLNERDVKRVGYLVVSTDRGLCGGLNINLFKKLLMEMKGWSEKGVETDLALIGSKAASFFCSVGGNTVAKVTGMGDKPSLLDLIGPVKVMLQAYDAGRLDKLYIVSNKFVNAMSQEPQVVQLLPLPPADHEELKKIPWDYLYESDPKVLLDTLLRRYVESQAYQGVVENLASEQAARMVAMKAATDNGGSLIKELQSVYNKARQASITQELTEIVSGASAV from the coding sequence ATGGCCAGCGCAAAAGAGATACGTAGTAAGATCGGGAGCGTGAAAAAAACGCAAAAGATCACTAAAGCGATGGAAATGGTCGCAGCCTCCAAAATGCGTAAATCGCAGGAACGCATGGCGGCCAGCCGTCCTTATGCAGAGACCATACGCAAAGTGATTTGTCACCTTGCATCAGGGAATCTGGAGTACCAGCACGCATATCTGAACGAGCGTGACGTTAAGCGCGTCGGATATCTGGTGGTGTCTACTGACCGAGGTCTCTGTGGCGGCTTGAACATAAACCTGTTCAAAAAGCTGCTGATGGAGATGAAAGGTTGGTCTGAAAAAGGCGTTGAAACCGATTTGGCGCTGATTGGCTCTAAAGCGGCCTCTTTTTTTTGTTCCGTGGGCGGCAACACCGTTGCCAAAGTCACCGGTATGGGGGATAAACCTTCCCTGTTGGATCTTATTGGGCCGGTAAAAGTGATGCTACAAGCCTATGACGCAGGTCGTTTGGACAAGCTGTATATTGTCAGCAACAAATTTGTCAATGCGATGTCCCAAGAGCCGCAAGTCGTTCAGTTGTTACCGTTGCCGCCTGCCGATCATGAAGAACTGAAAAAAATACCTTGGGATTACCTGTATGAATCTGATCCAAAAGTGCTGCTTGACACCTTGCTGCGCCGTTATGTGGAATCGCAGGCTTATCAGGGCGTCGTGGAAAACCTGGCCAGCGAGCAGGCTGCGAGAATGGTCGCAATGAAAGCCGCAACTGATAACGGCGGCAGCCTGATCAAAGAGCTGCAGTCGGTATACAACAAGGCTCGTCAGGCCAGTATCACTCAGGAACTCACCGAGATCGTTTCGGGAGCCTCCGCGGTTTAA
- the rsmD gene encoding 16S rRNA (guanine(966)-N(2))-methyltransferase: MTKLAPQARVKKTFQAASRQIRIIGGQWRGRKLPVPNSPGLRPTTDRVRETLFNWLAQMIQGARCLDCFAGSGALGLEALSRYASSATLLEYERPVAQQLEKNLALLQGHGEVINTNALSWLAGNGQSFDVVFLDPPFRQGLLAGTVTLLEQQGWLADEAWIYLEAEAESLEAQVPANWRLHREKVAGQVAYRLYIRSREKTNHAD; the protein is encoded by the coding sequence ATGACAAAACTAGCACCACAGGCGCGGGTAAAAAAAACATTCCAAGCCGCATCTAGGCAGATCCGTATCATTGGTGGCCAATGGCGCGGTCGCAAGCTGCCAGTGCCAAATAGCCCAGGGCTGCGCCCGACCACCGATCGGGTGCGTGAAACCCTGTTCAACTGGCTGGCACAGATGATCCAGGGCGCGCGCTGTCTAGACTGTTTTGCTGGCAGTGGCGCACTGGGGTTGGAGGCGTTATCGCGTTACGCCAGCAGCGCCACCCTACTGGAATATGAACGCCCGGTAGCGCAACAGTTGGAAAAAAACTTGGCGTTGCTGCAAGGCCACGGGGAGGTGATCAATACCAACGCACTGAGTTGGTTGGCTGGTAATGGCCAATCGTTCGATGTGGTGTTCCTCGATCCGCCATTTCGCCAGGGGCTGCTGGCTGGAACGGTCACATTGCTGGAGCAACAGGGTTGGCTGGCTGACGAAGCCTGGATTTACCTGGAAGCCGAAGCAGAAAGCCTGGAGGCGCAGGTGCCAGCCAACTGGCGGCTGCACCGCGAGAAAGTCGCCGGTCAGGTGGCATACCGTCTTTATATTCGTTCGCGAGAAAAAACCAATCATGCTGATTAA
- the glmU gene encoding bifunctional UDP-N-acetylglucosamine diphosphorylase/glucosamine-1-phosphate N-acetyltransferase GlmU has translation MSNSVMSVVILAAGKGIRMYSDIPKVLHPLAGKPMVQHVIDAAMKLGAQNVHLVYGNGGDQLKSTLSDGALNWVLQVEQLGTGHAMQQAAPYFSDNEDVLMLYGDVPLISVETLARLLAAKPQGGIGLLTVRLDDPSGYGRIVRENGEVVGIVEHKDASETQRQNNEINTGILVANGRDLKCWLDMLNNDNAQGEYYITDIIALAHADGKKIEAVHPTNPSEVEGVNNCLKLAALERVFQSKQSEKLLLAGVMLLDPARFDLRGELVYGRDISIDANVIIEGTVKLGNRVKIGIGCVLKNCEIGNDCKISPYSLLEDTVLEANCTVGPFARLRPGTKLAAGAHVGNFVEMKKAHLGKGSKAGHLSYLGDAEIGDGVNIGAGTITCNYDGANKHKTIIGDGVFIGSDSQLVAPVSVGKGSTIAAGTTVTRDIDEKELVLSRINQKHIQGWPRPVKKVCPK, from the coding sequence ATGTCGAACAGTGTAATGAGTGTAGTGATCCTCGCCGCAGGCAAAGGAATACGCATGTATTCCGATATTCCCAAGGTGTTACATCCGTTGGCGGGCAAGCCAATGGTGCAACACGTCATTGATGCCGCGATGAAGTTGGGTGCACAAAATGTCCATCTAGTTTACGGCAATGGTGGCGATCAGTTGAAAAGCACCTTGTCTGATGGCGCGCTGAACTGGGTACTACAGGTTGAACAGTTAGGTACTGGGCACGCGATGCAACAGGCTGCGCCATATTTTTCCGATAATGAAGACGTGCTGATGCTGTACGGCGACGTGCCGTTGATCTCTGTCGAGACTCTCGCCCGGCTGCTGGCGGCAAAGCCGCAGGGCGGCATAGGTCTGCTGACAGTGAGACTGGACGACCCAAGCGGCTACGGACGTATTGTGCGCGAGAATGGCGAGGTGGTGGGCATTGTTGAACATAAAGACGCCAGTGAGACGCAACGCCAGAACAACGAAATAAATACCGGCATTCTAGTGGCCAACGGGCGCGATCTTAAGTGCTGGCTGGATATGCTCAACAACGATAATGCGCAGGGTGAATATTACATCACAGATATCATCGCATTGGCCCATGCGGACGGCAAAAAAATAGAGGCGGTACATCCAACGAACCCAAGCGAAGTCGAAGGTGTTAACAACTGCTTGAAGCTAGCGGCACTAGAGCGGGTATTCCAGTCAAAACAATCTGAAAAGCTGCTGCTAGCTGGCGTTATGCTGCTGGATCCAGCACGTTTTGATCTACGTGGTGAACTCGTCTATGGTCGCGATATATCTATTGATGCTAATGTGATTATTGAAGGCACTGTCAAGCTGGGCAATCGGGTAAAAATCGGTATCGGCTGCGTATTAAAAAACTGCGAGATTGGTAACGATTGCAAGATCAGCCCATATAGCTTACTGGAAGATACGGTGCTGGAAGCTAATTGCACCGTGGGGCCTTTTGCTCGCCTACGCCCTGGCACTAAACTGGCTGCTGGTGCTCACGTTGGCAATTTCGTAGAAATGAAAAAGGCGCACTTGGGTAAAGGTTCCAAAGCGGGTCATCTGAGTTATCTAGGTGATGCCGAGATTGGCGATGGTGTAAATATTGGTGCTGGCACCATCACCTGCAATTACGATGGCGCTAATAAACATAAAACCATTATCGGTGACGGCGTATTTATCGGCTCTGATAGCCAACTGGTGGCACCGGTTTCTGTCGGTAAAGGTTCCACTATTGCCGCTGGCACCACGGTCACCCGTGATATTGACGAAAAAGAACTGGTGCTGAGTCGCATTAATCAGAAGCATATCCAGGGTTGGCCGCGCCCGGTTAAAAAAGTATGCCCTAAATAA
- a CDS encoding DUF1145 family protein: MLINLGRLLILCVWGFLLSNLFHPFPKPLKYFIDVALFFMVVMHGLQLVLLKATQPISYWQETKIFIFGLFELLAWQKKQPPHKNK, encoded by the coding sequence ATGCTGATTAATTTAGGCCGCCTGCTGATACTGTGCGTGTGGGGCTTTCTGCTCTCCAATTTGTTCCACCCCTTTCCCAAGCCCCTGAAGTATTTCATCGACGTGGCGCTATTCTTTATGGTGGTGATGCATGGCTTGCAATTGGTGTTGCTAAAAGCCACCCAGCCGATCAGCTACTGGCAGGAAACCAAGATCTTCATTTTTGGTCTTTTTGAGCTGCTAGCCTGGCAGAAAAAGCAGCCGCCGCACAAAAATAAATAG
- the ftsY gene encoding signal recognition particle-docking protein FtsY, translating into MAKDKQRGFFSLLGFGQKDEEQQHPEPSVEPTENQAVKTPEESSANPGSDPVPCVNTSREWDNSQIGEPIVPSVPAVGQPPARPEQVAEPEPKAAATQPEDVVAVATEPVSVVPMTAPVEMAAPAIIQEQERSTKEGFFTRLKHSLLKTKQNLGSGFISLFRGKRIDDDLFDELEEQLLIADVGVETTRKIITTLTQHASRKQLKDAEALYGKLKAEMSEILANVDRPLDVSGKAPYVILMVGVNGVGKTTTIGKLARQFQAEGKSVILAAGDTFRAAAVEQLQVWGERNCIPVMAQHTGADSASVIFDAVQAAKARGVDVLIADTAGRLQNKAHLMEELKKIVRVMKKLDAQAPHEVMLTLDASTGQNAVSQAKLFNEAVGLTGITLTKLDGTAKGGVIFAIADQFSIPIRYIGVGEGIEDLRPFKADDFIEALFAQED; encoded by the coding sequence ATGGCAAAAGATAAGCAACGTGGTTTTTTCTCCTTGTTGGGTTTCGGCCAAAAGGACGAAGAACAGCAGCACCCTGAACCGTCAGTAGAACCGACGGAAAACCAGGCAGTGAAGACACCGGAAGAATCGTCGGCTAACCCCGGATCTGACCCTGTACCCTGCGTGAATACATCAAGGGAGTGGGATAACAGCCAAATCGGCGAACCGATTGTGCCAAGTGTGCCAGCAGTGGGTCAACCGCCAGCGCGGCCAGAACAGGTAGCTGAACCTGAGCCAAAGGCCGCTGCAACCCAGCCAGAAGATGTGGTGGCGGTTGCCACAGAGCCAGTGAGCGTCGTGCCGATGACAGCACCGGTCGAAATGGCAGCACCCGCCATCATTCAGGAGCAGGAACGCTCAACCAAAGAAGGCTTCTTTACCCGTCTAAAGCACAGCTTGCTGAAAACCAAACAAAACCTTGGCTCTGGTTTCATCAGCCTGTTCCGTGGCAAGAGAATCGACGACGATCTGTTTGATGAGCTGGAAGAACAACTGTTGATCGCCGATGTTGGCGTGGAAACCACACGTAAAATTATTACCACCCTCACCCAGCACGCTAGCCGCAAACAGTTGAAAGACGCCGAAGCACTGTACGGCAAGCTGAAGGCGGAAATGTCTGAGATCCTGGCTAACGTTGATCGGCCGCTGGATGTCAGTGGCAAAGCTCCGTATGTCATTCTGATGGTTGGTGTCAACGGCGTGGGCAAAACCACCACTATCGGCAAACTAGCGCGTCAGTTTCAGGCTGAAGGTAAGTCGGTGATACTGGCAGCAGGAGATACCTTCCGCGCGGCGGCGGTTGAGCAATTGCAGGTGTGGGGCGAACGAAACTGCATCCCAGTGATGGCGCAGCATACCGGCGCTGACTCCGCCTCGGTGATTTTCGACGCGGTACAGGCCGCCAAGGCGCGTGGCGTTGACGTGTTAATCGCCGATACTGCAGGCCGTTTGCAGAACAAAGCGCACCTGATGGAAGAGCTGAAGAAGATCGTCCGCGTTATGAAAAAACTGGACGCTCAGGCTCCCCATGAAGTTATGCTGACGCTTGATGCCAGCACCGGTCAGAACGCTGTCAGTCAGGCGAAATTATTTAATGAAGCTGTAGGCTTAACCGGCATCACACTGACTAAACTGGATGGTACTGCCAAGGGCGGAGTGATCTTCGCCATCGCTGATCAGTTCAGTATTCCGATTCGCTATATCGGCGTTGGGGAAGGCATAGAAGATTTGCGGCCGTTTAAGGCTGACGATTTTATTGAGGCACTTTTTGCCCAAGAGGATTAG